Part of the Nostoc sp. ATCC 53789 genome, GGAGGCGATCGCACGCCATAGTCATGGAATCAATGATCTTGGGTAAGTCTGATAAACTATAATCCAAGTCAATATCTTCGGCATGGTCTTTAATTTTATCGCTGGGATTTGGTAGACTTTCTTGATATAGTTTTAAGTGTTCAAAAATATCTGCAATAGTGGGTTTAGTTTGTTGGAGACTGGCATAAATAAAGCCCAAAGGATTATTCATTTCATGGGCTACCCCAGCAACCAAATTACCTAATGCAGACATTTTTTCACTTTGAACAACTTGTAATTGTGCTTGTTGTAAGTCTTGTAATGCTTGCCCAGCTTGTTGATAAAGTCGAGCATTCTCTAGAGATATTGCAGCTTGAGATGAAAGAAGGTTAATGACGCTGAGGCGATCGTTAGTAAAAACTCCTTGAGTCAAGCTATTTTCTAAATATAGAATACCTACCAAATATCCTTGATTAATAATCGGGACACACAACACACTCTGAGGTTGATGTTCCAACATATACTTCCCAATTACCCCAGGAATATCTGTTTTGCAATTGTCTATAACAATTGTTTTTTGAGTATTTTTGACATAATTGATAATTTTTACGGGAATATCTTGACAATTATCTAGTAATTGTGAATTGAGGATAGTTTGTATTTCTTCATGCTCGATAAAGGTAATTGCTTTAACTTCCCAAGTGTCCTCCTCTTGGGGAAGAATTAGTACAACTTTTTTCGCGCCAGAGTTTTCTAGGATAATGCGAGTGAGGCTGGCAATGAGTTGATCTGATTTTAGAGAACTGGAAATAGCTTGAGCAGCTTTGAAAACACAGGTAAAATCCAGAACATCAGCAATACTAGTGCTGCCAGTACTAGAAGATGAGGCTGTACCACGAAAAGCAATGGTTTCTAAGGGATTGAGATTGATTCGTTGGTGTTGCAAGATGGGTTTGAGTAGTTGGGGATAAGTTTTTTCTAGGTGATTAACTTTGGCTTTGGCTCCCCAACGGGCGTAGCAGTAGTATGCTTCTTGTATATAGACTTGGGCGATTTTTTCTTTACCCCAGTCGAGGTAGAATTTGGCTGCTAGTTCGTTGCTAAGTGCTTCTTCTTGAATGTAGGCGTTTTCTTTGGCAAGAGATATGGCGCGATCGTACAATTCTATTGCTTCGATTTTTTGTCCTAATATCCGAAACCTTTCAGCTTCTACCAAGTTGCATTTGTGGGCATAATTCTCTGGCGCACTTTCTGCCCATTTTTTGAGTTTTTTATGAGCTTCTGCTACTCGTTCAATAATTATTTTTTGTTCAGCTGCTGAGCAGTCTTTATATAAGGCTAAATTAGTCAAAGCCTCATAAAAATAAAAGGTTGGAATTAGCACTAATCCAGTCACGCTGGTTAAATATTTCTCGACAATATCAGCATTTTTTAGTGCTTCTTGATAGTTGCCAAAGAGATAACACAAAAGCAATTTACAAAAATGAAGTTGACAAATAATGCTAGTTTGATTGGCAGCTTGATGCAGAGGCAACATTGCGACTTCATCATAAACTTCGCCAATTAAAAAACAAGGATTATCTGACATTCCCAACAAATTCACAACTGATTGATAATAGATTCTATTGAAATTCAAATAGGTAGTTTGCTTAAACTGGTGCATAATTGCGCCATAGTTTCCCATAGCTTGGGCTAATTCCTCTAAACCGTAACCACTTAAATAGGCGTATCTGCCAAAAACATAGGCAGACATTACAGCATATTCAATATCTCCAGTTTCTAAACCACTTGTATAGGCTTGTAAAAGAGGATTTAAAGTATCTTTAAGAGGCGATTTCCAATGTCGAATAAAACAATTTACTGCAAATAGAGTTTTTGATTTAACTTTGAAAGCATTTAAACGTTCAAGTAACAGTAATGCCATTTCCCCAAATTCATATCCTGTATCAATTTCTCCTAAAACACCGCAGAGTATAAGTCCATAGCTAGCATAAGCATAGGTAGATTCTGGAGCATTACCATAGAGGATTGACAATTGAACTTGTTTAAATACAATTACTCGAAACAATGGGGGATTTGCTTGGTAAGCTGCTGACATAATGCTTGACAAAATTCGCATTGCTGCCAGAATATTCTCATCCGTCATTTTTGGCAGTTCTAGTAAATCCATCACTGCTTTATCTGCCAAAAGACATTTTGTTTGTTCTAGTTCAGAGTTGATATCAGTTTGATTGACTTGTTGAGGCAATTCCACTCCGATTGATTGAAGAACAGTCAGTGCAATTTGCAAAGCATTCTTGTGCTGTGCCTGTGCCATGTAAGCTTGAATTTTGACATTGTAGACAGGAATTTGTTCGAGGAGGGTTTTTGCTTGTTGTCGAACTACAGTTGCATAGCTTTCCATGCGTTCAAAGTCACCACTCAGACAAAGTACTTCTGTAATGGATTGATATAGTAATAGTGTTAGCTCGTACTGGCTATACCAACTCTCATCAGGTAAAAGTTCTAAACCTATGCTTAAATATTCAACTGCTAATGTATAAGCAGTTGCCAATTGTGCTTTTCTACCTGCTTTTAAATTCAATTTGAGGAGTTGTTCTCGTTCAATTGGATCAATAATCAGTATTAATGCAATATTTAGCTGATTAACAATTTCAAAAAGTTTTTCTTCTTTTTGGATTTCAGATGTGTTTTGAAGTAATAGCTTACCTATTTGTAGATGGGTAGCTTTTTTCTGTTCTTCAGGAATAAGAGAGTATGCAGCTTCTTGGACGCGATCGTGTAAAAATTTATAGTTAACAATTTCCGAATTTTCTTCAGCAATCGCTTGACTTCCCTCACTAAGATAAAATTTATAGACCTCGCTAGTAGGTAAAATTAAACCCTCATGCAATGCATTCCACAAATTAGTTGCGGTTTCTGCTTGCGATTGTTCTGAAACAACTGCTAATGTTTTCAAATCAAACTGATTTCCAATACAAGCAGCTAATTTCAAAGCATCTTGAGTGGCTTGTGATAGCTTTCTCAATTGCAATACCATGAATTCAACTACATCAGTTGTGACTGCTAGTTGATTAATTTGTGTGATATCACATTGCCAGTATCCCTCTGTTAAGTTGAATCTAATTAGCCCATCCTGGTATAATGATTTAAGAAATTGAGTACAAAAAAATGGATTTCCAGAAGTTTTTTGATAGACTATTTTTGAAATTGGTAACGCTAAATTATCTGAACATTTAAGCGTTGCAGCAATTAATTGATTCACATCTCCTTGACTTAATAATGCTAAAGTAATTGTGTTAATAATTGCTGCTGTTTTTTGCATCTCACTAACAGTCAACATCAACGGATGCACTGGATTTACTTCATGATCTCGATAAGCACCAATTAATAAAAGATACTTTGTATTAGCCATTAATAACTGCATTAATTTCAGTGATGCCAAATCAGCCCACTGCAAATCATCTAAAAATATTACTAATGGATGTTCAACGCTAGTGAAAACTTGAGTAAATTTTTGAAATAATAAATTAAATCTATTTTGTGATGCGCTTCCTGATAATTCTATGGCTGGCGTTTGTTTACCAATAATTCTTTCTAATTCGGGAATCACTTCAATAATTACTTGTCCATTTTCACCTACAGCTTCTAAAATTTTGATTTTCCATTGCTGAATTTGAGCATCACTTTCTGTTAATAATTGACCCATTAAATTTCGGAATGCTTGTACAAAGGCGATAAACGGAACATTCCGTTGAAATTGGTCATATTTACCTTTGATAAAATAACCGCGTTGGCGCACTATCGGTTTATGAACTTCGTTAACAACGGCAGTTTTACCAATGCCTGAAAAACCGGCTACCAGAATCATTTCAGTTGCACCTGTGCCAACTCTTTCAAAGGCTTCAAGGAGGGTGGCTATTTCGGCTTCTCGTCCATATAGTTTGTCGGGAATAATAAAGCGATCGCACACATCACTTTGGGCAATTTCAAAGTTATCAATTCTGCCAGTTGCTTTTAGCTGATGTAAACATTTCTCCAAATCAAATTTTAATCCTAATGCACTCTGATAGCGATCTTCAGCATTTTTCATCATCAATTTTATGACAATATCTGAAATCACTTGTGGAATTTCCTCGCTTTTGATTTTTTCTGGAACCTTTGCAATATGACAATGCAGCAACTCCATTGGATCGTTTGATTTAAATGGTAATCTTCCAGTTAGTAATTCGTAAAAAGTTACACCTAGAGCATAAAAATCAGTTCGATAGTCAATCCCTCGATTCATTCTGCCTGTTTGTTCTGGTGATAAATAACTGAGTGTCCCTTCTAATACATTTGGACTCATCAGCATTTGGGTTTCTCGTGGTAGCAGAGATGCAATACTAAAGTCAATTAATTTAACTTGTTTGGTTTCGGGATTAATTAGAATATTGGCAGGTTTGATATCTTTATGAATAATCCGTTCGCGGTAGAGTATATCTAAGGTATTGCATAGTGCGATCGCAATTCTTAAAAACTCTTGTAAAAAATCGGTATGTCGCGTCTGGTGAGAGGTGAAATAATCTTTAAGAGAAATCCCGCCAAAATCTTCCATTACCAACGCATAGCCATTTTGATACGGTTCCAAGCTGTAGGTTTGGATGATTAGAGGTGAGTTGATATTTTTAGCTATGGTGTACTGATTACGAAACGATAAGAGTTCGCTGAAACTTGGATAAGGATTTTTCAGCAATTTAATCACTACAGGTAATAAGTCAGTTTCTCGATAACCGCGATAAACCACGGTTCGAGAACCGTTGTAGAGTTGTTCGCTAACCTTGTATCCAGAAATACTGACTGTAGTGAGAAACATACTGTTAAATTCTAAGGATTTCTAGATTTAGTGTTCCCCGATGTAAAGCAATTCATCTCTATAGCTTTTTTGCGTTTGATCTGGGTGTTGCGATCGCTTATGCTAAATTCAGTTTGATTTGCATTATCTTCTGTGGACAAAAACCGCGAACCGTTTATCAGTCTGGCACTTTACCACGCCTTTAAATGGTCAGTCGTCAGCCCCATGCTTCACACTTACTTTCGGGGCCAGATTCATGGTACGGAAAATGTCCCCCAATCAGGGCCGCTGTTAATAGTAAGTAATCACGCTAGTTACTTTGACCCGCCGATTGTCTCTAATTGTGTACGTCGTCCTGTGGCGTACATGGCTAAGGAAGAGTTATTTAAAATTCCTGTTTTGGCGCAAGCGATTAAACTGTATGGTGCTTATCCGGTGAGTCGGGGAAGTGCCGATCGCAATGCTATCCGTTCCGCCCTAGAATATCTCGATAAAGGTTGGGCTGTCGGTGTTTTCTTGGAAGGTACTCGCACCCCAGATGGTCGAATCACAGACCCCAAAAGAGGCGCACTGCTGCTGGCTGCGAAAGCAAAAGCCCCAATATTACCAGTAAGTGTCTGGGGTACTGAAAAGATTTTACAAAAAGGCTCGTCTCTACCTCACGCAGTTCCCATCACCGTCAGAATCGGTAACTTGATTGATGCTCCCACTTCCACCAATAAAGAGGAATTGGAGGCGTTGACAGAAAAGTGTGCCTCGGTAATTAACGAGATGCATGATTTAGGACGATGAATCTAGAGATACAACAGATATATGCTTTAGGGAGGTAGCGATCGCCCCTTAACCTCTGTATGTTTAAGGTCAATCTGCTCTAGCAATGACATCAGACTTTGTGCTTAAATGCAACTGCTAGGCAAATCTACCAGCAATTTCACCCTAAACAGCATTATGAGCGGCTTTGAAGCCAAGAATTTTTGGGAGCGATTAAATAATCTGGCATTAGTCCGCTTTTTGCTCTTAGTTGCTTCTGGCTGGGCAATTGTACAGCTTTTAGCTTACTTTGAAGCAGTCATTGTTATTTTTACATTTGCGGCAATTTTGGCTTTTTTACTCAGCTATCCCGTACAAGGGCTGCGGCGTTTTTTGCCCCACGGTGTAGCTGTTAGCTTAGTTTTCTTACTCAGTATTGTGATTATAGGCGGTCTGATAATTACCGTGGGCTTAACGGTTTTATCTCAAGGACAAGAATTAATTGATAGTAT contains:
- a CDS encoding ATP-binding sensor histidine kinase; protein product: MFLTTVSISGYKVSEQLYNGSRTVVYRGYRETDLLPVVIKLLKNPYPSFSELLSFRNQYTIAKNINSPLIIQTYSLEPYQNGYALVMEDFGGISLKDYFTSHQTRHTDFLQEFLRIAIALCNTLDILYRERIIHKDIKPANILINPETKQVKLIDFSIASLLPRETQMLMSPNVLEGTLSYLSPEQTGRMNRGIDYRTDFYALGVTFYELLTGRLPFKSNDPMELLHCHIAKVPEKIKSEEIPQVISDIVIKLMMKNAEDRYQSALGLKFDLEKCLHQLKATGRIDNFEIAQSDVCDRFIIPDKLYGREAEIATLLEAFERVGTGATEMILVAGFSGIGKTAVVNEVHKPIVRQRGYFIKGKYDQFQRNVPFIAFVQAFRNLMGQLLTESDAQIQQWKIKILEAVGENGQVIIEVIPELERIIGKQTPAIELSGSASQNRFNLLFQKFTQVFTSVEHPLVIFLDDLQWADLASLKLMQLLMANTKYLLLIGAYRDHEVNPVHPLMLTVSEMQKTAAIINTITLALLSQGDVNQLIAATLKCSDNLALPISKIVYQKTSGNPFFCTQFLKSLYQDGLIRFNLTEGYWQCDITQINQLAVTTDVVEFMVLQLRKLSQATQDALKLAACIGNQFDLKTLAVVSEQSQAETATNLWNALHEGLILPTSEVYKFYLSEGSQAIAEENSEIVNYKFLHDRVQEAAYSLIPEEQKKATHLQIGKLLLQNTSEIQKEEKLFEIVNQLNIALILIIDPIEREQLLKLNLKAGRKAQLATAYTLAVEYLSIGLELLPDESWYSQYELTLLLYQSITEVLCLSGDFERMESYATVVRQQAKTLLEQIPVYNVKIQAYMAQAQHKNALQIALTVLQSIGVELPQQVNQTDINSELEQTKCLLADKAVMDLLELPKMTDENILAAMRILSSIMSAAYQANPPLFRVIVFKQVQLSILYGNAPESTYAYASYGLILCGVLGEIDTGYEFGEMALLLLERLNAFKVKSKTLFAVNCFIRHWKSPLKDTLNPLLQAYTSGLETGDIEYAVMSAYVFGRYAYLSGYGLEELAQAMGNYGAIMHQFKQTTYLNFNRIYYQSVVNLLGMSDNPCFLIGEVYDEVAMLPLHQAANQTSIICQLHFCKLLLCYLFGNYQEALKNADIVEKYLTSVTGLVLIPTFYFYEALTNLALYKDCSAAEQKIIIERVAEAHKKLKKWAESAPENYAHKCNLVEAERFRILGQKIEAIELYDRAISLAKENAYIQEEALSNELAAKFYLDWGKEKIAQVYIQEAYYCYARWGAKAKVNHLEKTYPQLLKPILQHQRINLNPLETIAFRGTASSSSTGSTSIADVLDFTCVFKAAQAISSSLKSDQLIASLTRIILENSGAKKVVLILPQEEDTWEVKAITFIEHEEIQTILNSQLLDNCQDIPVKIINYVKNTQKTIVIDNCKTDIPGVIGKYMLEHQPQSVLCVPIINQGYLVGILYLENSLTQGVFTNDRLSVINLLSSQAAISLENARLYQQAGQALQDLQQAQLQVVQSEKMSALGNLVAGVAHEMNNPLGFIYASLQQTKPTIADIFEHLKLYQESLPNPSDKIKDHAEDIDLDYSLSDLPKIIDSMTMACDRLRNISTSLRTFSRADKDYKVPFNIHEGIDSTILILKHRLKANEERPEIEVVTNYGNLPQIKCFPGQLNQVFMNILANAIDALDESNRGRTFEEIKKNPNRITIKTSVENKGVKIAIADNGNGISEEVQEKVFDHLFTTKAVGKGTGLGLAIARQIVVEKHGGVIKVDSTPDEGTEFVIQLPM
- a CDS encoding lysophospholipid acyltransferase family protein — its product is MDKNREPFISLALYHAFKWSVVSPMLHTYFRGQIHGTENVPQSGPLLIVSNHASYFDPPIVSNCVRRPVAYMAKEELFKIPVLAQAIKLYGAYPVSRGSADRNAIRSALEYLDKGWAVGVFLEGTRTPDGRITDPKRGALLLAAKAKAPILPVSVWGTEKILQKGSSLPHAVPITVRIGNLIDAPTSTNKEELEALTEKCASVINEMHDLGR